Genomic DNA from Desulfomonilia bacterium:
GATGCATCCATCATTGACAGATTTAATTTAAACCAGTTGTATGGAGATAAAGGCATCGTCGGCATTAACCATGGCTTTATCACGCGGTTTTCTCCATTGAAAATGGAGAACGGCATCTACAAGCTTTATATCTACTGCTATGAGAACGACAACACCATTGGGTTTATGGATACAAATCGAACCTTCGAAAAAACCTACCGCACCTTCAAAGAGGTGAAGAAATAGCCAAGCACGGTTTGGAAGCGCCAAGCGTAATGCAAAGCTCCCTTTACCTATCCTTTTTATGAAGCACAATACGAGGGCTGAGAGATTAGCTCTCGTTTGTTACTAAAACTCAATCTGGTTAAGATTTAGGCTTGTTGATTTATAATATGAAAAATATTTACACGCTGATGAATCCATGTCTAAATCAGAAGCCGCAGTATCCAAAAGCACCTCGCGCAAAACTCAAAAAGTGGTTTTGGCGTCCATACTGCTCGTCTTTGCCGCTTTCTCCACATATATCGCCCTCAACCTAGCCGAAGGCATCATCCCCGATGAGCCGGCACATTTTATCTTCTCTAAGGTCTATGCCACCACCTGGGGTATCCCGCCGGATTCGCCTGAAACGTATTCGCAGGGCTGGTATATTGCGCATAACCCCTTCCTCTACCACTGGATAAACGGCAGGGTAATCAACCTGATCATGCTTTTCAACCCGCTGGCAAGCGACAGGCAGCTACTGGTTGGGTTGCGCCTTACAAGTGTCCTTTATTCCCTAGGTACACTTTATTTTTGTTATCTCCTTGCCAAGGAACTGATCTGCAAGCCCTGGTGGCCGCTGCTACCAGTCTTTTTGCTGGCCAATACGCTGATGTTTACCTTTCTCTCGGGCGGAGTGAACTACGACAACATGGTGAATTTGCTCTGCATGGCAGGGTTGTATTTCCTCATACGCGCCTTTAACGGCAAGGATTTCACCACAAACTCCTTGGCTTGGCTCGTTTGCGTGTGCATAGGCTGCCTAGCAAAATATACTGTGCTGCCTTTGGCCTTGTTTTCTTTTATCGCCTGGCTGGTTTACACCATCCGCCAACACAAAACTATCTTTCCGCTGCCTAAGCTTGCCAAAGGGCAAATAGCCTTGTTAAGTGTGCTTATCCTGCTAGTAGTGGGGAATTTGGCAATTTATGGTTATAACTTGGTGGTCTACCGCGCGATCCTGCCCTCCTGCCCGGATCTCCTCCAGCCGGCACAATGCGACCTGAGCCCCTACCATGCCCGCTGGGAAACTTATAGCTTAGGGCGCAAAATGACCGTTTCCGAAAGCATCCAAGCCGGTTACCCGGATCCTCTAACATATTTCGTCGAGGTGTGGGTTAAGAACATGCTCACCAAAACCTATGGCATATTGGGGCATAAAACATATTACCCGGCGCATATCATCACTTTCTACCGATTGTTCTACTTAGGGATGCTGCTGCTGGCTGCCCGCTATTGCCGGCGCCCACCTTACGCCATCTGGAGCGCGGTTT
This window encodes:
- a CDS encoding DUF2142 domain-containing protein — translated: MSKSEAAVSKSTSRKTQKVVLASILLVFAAFSTYIALNLAEGIIPDEPAHFIFSKVYATTWGIPPDSPETYSQGWYIAHNPFLYHWINGRVINLIMLFNPLASDRQLLVGLRLTSVLYSLGTLYFCYLLAKELICKPWWPLLPVFLLANTLMFTFLSGGVNYDNMVNLLCMAGLYFLIRAFNGKDFTTNSLAWLVCVCIGCLAKYTVLPLALFSFIAWLVYTIRQHKTIFPLPKLAKGQIALLSVLILLVVGNLAIYGYNLVVYRAILPSCPDLLQPAQCDLSPYHARWETYSLGRKMTVSESIQAGYPDPLTYFVEVWVKNMLTKTYGILGHKTYYPAHIITFYRLFYLGMLLLAARYCRRPPYAIWSAVFIILGYALVVFITNYNSELSYGFKHFALQGRYLFPIIGLVYGLVGYTQSLIKNRTLRIVVLALTLILFFVGGPIKFITRYEGVFSSWFLPR